Proteins encoded by one window of Rutidosis leptorrhynchoides isolate AG116_Rl617_1_P2 chromosome 7, CSIRO_AGI_Rlap_v1, whole genome shotgun sequence:
- the LOC139857588 gene encoding tobamovirus multiplication protein 2A-like — translation MGCKGFLECLLKLLNFLLTLVGLAMVGYGIYLFVMYKKTADDIHVLRSPNDEGSIQLGRPMLIAVSLSSNAFYDSLPTAWFIYLFIGVGAILFVISCFGCIGAATRHGCCLTCYSVLLILLILVEVGCAAFIFFDKTWRDDIPVDKTGEFDTIYGFLRKNWNICKWVALGAVILQVLIFLLALMVRAANAPPEYDSDDEYISGPRQQRQPLISRQPVPATSVPVTGTLDTRPSRNDAWSARMREKYGLNTAEFTYDPNDPNRNQQGNTQPTEEKSRCTVM, via the exons ATGGGTTGTAAGGGTTTTTTGGAGTGTTTGTTGAAGCTGTTGAACTTTTTACTGACTCTTGTGGGTCTAGCTATGGTGGGATATGGGATATACTTGTTTGTTATGTACAAAAAAACTGCAGATGATATACACGTTTTACGATCACCGAATGATGAAGGATCGATACAGCTTGGACGCCCTATGTTAATTGCTGTATCACTCTCTAGTAACGCGTTTTACGATAGCTTGCCTACTGCTTG GTTCATTTATCTGTTTATCGGTGTTGGTGCAATTCTTTTTGTCATATCTTGTTTTGGGTGCATTGGTGCTGCTACGCGACATGGGTGCTGCCTAACTTGT TACTCTGTTCTTCTGATCTTGTTAATCTTGGTTGAAGTGGGATGTGCTGCTTTCATCTTCTTCGATAAAACCTGGAGAGAT GATATCCCAGTTGACAAAACTGGAGAATTCGACACGATATATGGATTTCTAAGGAAGAACTGGAATATATGCAAATGGGTTGCACTTGGTGCTGTTATATTGCAG GTTCTTATATTTTTATTAGCTTTAATGGTACGTGCTGCGAATGCACCACCAGAGTATGATAGTGATGATGAGTACATAAGTGGGCCCAGGCAGCAACGACAACCTTTGATTAGTAGACAACCTGTTCCAGCCACTAGTGTTCCTGTTACGGGAACCCTTGATACCCGTCCTAGCCGAAACGATGCATGGAGTGCTCGTATGAGGGAAAAG TATGGGCTTAATACAGCAGAGTTCACGTACGACCCGAACGACCCAAACAGGAATCAGCAAGGAAACACACAACCAACAGAAGAAAAGAGTCGTTGCACCGTCATGTAA